In Pseudonocardia sp. C8, one genomic interval encodes:
- the cobO gene encoding cob(I)yrinic acid a,c-diamide adenosyltransferase: MPQGQVSVTPDDGLTTRQRRNRPLLVVHTGVMKGKSTAAFGMALRGWNQGWSIGVFQFVKSAKWKVGEEEAFRALGTVHDRTGQGGPVEWHKMGSGWSWSRRKGTETDHAADAREGWAEIRRRLAGERHRVYVLDEFTYPLKWGWIDVDEVVEVLTTRPGNQHVIITGRDAPQQLVDAADLVMETTKIKHPMDAGQKGQRGIEW; this comes from the coding sequence GTGCCGCAGGGACAGGTGAGCGTCACCCCCGACGACGGGCTGACCACCCGCCAGCGCCGCAACCGGCCGTTGCTGGTGGTGCACACCGGCGTGATGAAGGGGAAGTCGACGGCCGCGTTCGGGATGGCGCTGCGCGGCTGGAACCAGGGCTGGTCGATCGGCGTGTTCCAGTTCGTGAAGTCGGCCAAGTGGAAGGTCGGCGAGGAGGAGGCGTTCCGCGCGCTCGGGACGGTGCACGATCGGACGGGGCAGGGCGGGCCCGTCGAGTGGCACAAGATGGGCTCCGGCTGGTCCTGGTCGCGCCGCAAGGGCACCGAGACCGACCACGCCGCCGACGCCCGCGAGGGCTGGGCCGAGATCCGCCGCCGGCTGGCCGGCGAGCGGCACCGGGTGTACGTGCTCGACGAGTTCACCTACCCGCTGAAGTGGGGCTGGATCGACGTCGACGAGGTCGTCGAGGTGCTCACGACCCGGCCCGGGAACCAGCACGTGATCATCACCGGCCGGGACGCCCCGCAGCAGCTGGTCGACGCCGCCGACCTGGTGATGGAGACGACGAAGATCAAGCACCCGATGGACGCCGGTCAGAAGGGGCAGCGGGGGATCGAGTGGTGA
- a CDS encoding cobalamin biosynthesis protein, giving the protein MITVSGAWRSPAGRSTPQRAIIAVGIGLRPGTGATAVRALLEQVAATHGLGLGSAVVATLDRRVDEPGLRAAVAPRVPRGYPAAALAAVPVPNPSPRVAAATGTPGVAEAAALLAAGPCAELLVPRTTGDGVTVAVAARRRR; this is encoded by the coding sequence ATGATCACCGTTTCGGGAGCGTGGCGTTCGCCTGCCGGGCGCAGCACTCCACAACGCGCGATCATCGCGGTCGGGATCGGGCTGCGGCCCGGCACGGGGGCGACCGCCGTGCGGGCGCTGCTGGAGCAAGTGGCGGCGACGCACGGGCTGGGCCTGGGCTCCGCCGTCGTCGCGACGCTGGACCGGCGGGTGGACGAGCCGGGGCTGCGGGCCGCCGTCGCCCCGCGGGTGCCGCGCGGCTACCCGGCCGCCGCGCTCGCCGCCGTGCCGGTCCCCAACCCGAGCCCGCGTGTGGCGGCCGCCACCGGGACGCCGGGGGTCGCCGAGGCGGCGGCGCTGCTCGCGGCCGGGCCGTGCGCCGAGCTCCTGGTGCCCCGGACCACCGGCGACGGCGTCACGGTCGCCGTCGCCGCCCGCCGGCGCCGGTGA
- a CDS encoding cobyrinate a,c-diamide synthase, with product MVTPRALVVAAPSSGSGKTTISTGLMAALHRRGTRIAPFKVGPDYIDPGYHTLAAGRPGRNLDVVLQGRDRLGPLARHGAAGAELAVVEGVMGLFDGRIADGAGSTAEVAAALGAPVVLVVDVRGQSRSLAALLHGFSSFDPSVQVAGVILNRVGSERHAEVLRAAAEEAGLPVLGAVPRRAELAVPSRHLGLVTAAEHGAAATAAVDAMAGLVAAHVDLDAVVALARPLPSGPVWDPAAEIAAARAVAGGGGGAVPHAGRRRPVVALAGGPAFGFGYAEHAELLAAAGAEVVTVDPLRDPALPDRTAGLVLPGGFPEEHVGALGENAPLRAEVARLAASGAPVHAECGGLLYLCRELDGTPMCGVLDTTAAMTPRLTLGYRDAVAVSGSAPFAAGTRVGAHEFHRCAVTPRAGATPAWAWRGGEPEGFVAGGVHASFLHTHPAGVPEAVARFVDAAA from the coding sequence GTGGTGACCCCTCGCGCCCTGGTGGTGGCGGCGCCGTCGTCGGGGAGCGGGAAGACCACGATCTCCACCGGGCTGATGGCCGCGCTGCACCGGCGCGGCACCCGGATCGCGCCGTTCAAGGTGGGGCCCGACTACATCGACCCCGGCTACCACACCCTCGCGGCGGGCCGGCCCGGGCGGAACCTCGACGTCGTGCTGCAGGGCCGGGACCGGCTCGGGCCGCTCGCCCGGCACGGGGCCGCGGGCGCGGAGCTCGCCGTCGTCGAGGGCGTGATGGGGCTGTTCGACGGCCGCATCGCCGACGGCGCCGGATCCACGGCCGAGGTCGCCGCCGCGCTGGGTGCGCCGGTGGTGCTGGTCGTCGACGTCCGCGGGCAGTCCCGGTCGCTGGCCGCGTTGCTGCACGGGTTCTCCTCGTTCGACCCGTCGGTGCAGGTCGCGGGCGTGATCCTGAACCGGGTCGGCTCGGAGCGGCACGCCGAGGTGCTGCGGGCGGCCGCCGAGGAGGCCGGGCTTCCGGTGCTCGGCGCGGTACCGCGGCGGGCCGAGCTGGCCGTGCCGTCCCGGCATCTCGGGCTGGTCACCGCGGCCGAGCACGGGGCCGCCGCCACCGCGGCCGTGGACGCGATGGCCGGGCTGGTCGCGGCCCACGTCGACCTGGACGCGGTCGTCGCGCTGGCCCGCCCGCTCCCGTCGGGCCCCGTCTGGGACCCGGCCGCCGAGATCGCCGCCGCGCGTGCGGTGGCCGGGGGAGGCGGGGGCGCGGTGCCGCACGCAGGACGGCGCCGCCCCGTCGTCGCCCTGGCCGGCGGGCCCGCGTTCGGGTTCGGCTACGCCGAGCACGCCGAGCTGCTCGCCGCGGCCGGGGCCGAGGTCGTCACCGTCGACCCGTTGCGGGACCCGGCGTTGCCGGACCGCACCGCCGGGCTCGTCCTGCCCGGCGGCTTCCCCGAGGAGCACGTCGGCGCGCTCGGGGAGAACGCGCCGCTGCGGGCCGAGGTGGCGCGGCTGGCCGCGTCCGGTGCGCCGGTGCACGCCGAGTGCGGCGGCCTGCTCTACCTGTGCCGCGAACTGGACGGCACGCCGATGTGCGGGGTCCTCGACACCACCGCCGCGATGACGCCGCGGCTCACCCTGGGCTACCGGGACGCCGTCGCCGTGTCCGGGTCGGCGCCGTTCGCCGCCGGAACCCGGGTGGGTGCGCACGAGTTCCACCGGTGCGCCGTCACGCCGCGGGCCGGCGCCACCCCCGCCTGGGCGTGGCGCGGCGGCGAACCCGAGGGCTTCGTCGCGGGCGGCGTGCACGCCTCGTTCCTCCACACCCACCCGGCCGGCGTGCCGGAGGCGGTGGCCCGTTTCGTCGACGCCGCCGCATGA